One genomic segment of Plasmodium vivax chromosome 9, whole genome shotgun sequence includes these proteins:
- a CDS encoding hypothetical protein, conserved (encoded by transcript PVX_092530A) translates to MRAMSARHLLSKVGSSHILKSLISSLSGTLASVFFKKASDVSIFSTNLEGVTISWSVEIGVRVIYLFLFFVCNMVMLKYYLLLMNHYSAFLSTILNFVFNFFLSAIMGVLFFSEKRDSYWLLGGLLIIVGLVLIMADAANEEKKKK, encoded by the coding sequence atgagggCGATGAGTGCCCGCCACCTGCTCAGCAAAGTAGGCAGTTCCCACATTCTCAAGTCGCTCATTAGCAGCCTGTCGGGGACCCTGGCGTCCgtctttttcaaaaaggcaTCAGATGTGTCTATTTTTAGTACCAATTTGGAAGGAGTAACTATATCATGGAGCGTCGAAATTGGGGTGAGAGTAATTTACCTATTCCTGTTTTTCGTCTGCAACATGGTGATGCTTAAATATTACCTCTTGCTGATGAACCACTACTCGGCCTTCCTTTCGACCAtcctcaattttgtttttaatttttttttaagtgctaTAATGGGTGTACTTTTTTTCAGTGAGAAGAGGGACTCCTACTGGCTGCTAGGAGGactcctcatcatcgtcggGTTGGTACTAATTATGGCTGATGCGgcaaatgaggagaagaaaaaaaaataa
- a CDS encoding hypothetical protein, conserved (encoded by transcript PVX_092520A) — MKKKVELKFLGGLESYLEDKSKNVVTLEIESEKLSFENLIAYIRNHILVDRKDVFADHVLCDGTEFCQVVVDHVERKNYNLNEKAKIKPGIIVLINEYDWEIMHMYEYQIRDGDKLCFLSTLHGG, encoded by the coding sequence ATGAAGAAGAAAgtagaattaaaatttttgggAGGACTGGAAAGCTATTTGGAGGATAAGTCCAAAAATGTGGTAACTTTAGAAATAGAATCTGAGAAGCTCAGttttgaaaatttaattgCCTACATAAGAAACCACATCCTCGTTGATAGGAAGGACGTTTTTGCCGACCACGTCCTGTGTGATGGCACGGAGTTTTGCCAAGTGGTGGTTGACCACGTAGAGCGTAAAAACtacaatttaaatgaaaaggcgAAGATAAAACCGGGAATTATAGTCCTCATTAATGAATATGACTGGGaaattatgcacatgtatgAGTACCAGATTAGGGATGGCGACAAGCTCTGCTTCCTCTCAACTTTGCACGGAGGGTGA
- a CDS encoding hypothetical protein, conserved (encoded by transcript PVX_092525A) — translation MKILNYICGRPLRSGGTAPLIYNPIRKWLIILMILYMCLSLLSYGVFLYPKASDLHCSPLIDSLFGFSLSIGASNLMAPYYSVISCREWGTENEWSLVAIVSAVMAIVDLSSSFYGIYVLCTIIDVVFTNISGMPDCNCYKAIVFFFANATLVFLHLVVAIVSIVAYFLLMASIERQLEDNRNVI, via the exons ATGAAAATCCTGAACTATATATGCGGGCGGCCCCTGCGAAGCGGAGGGACGGCCCCTCTCATTTACAACCCCATTCGAAAGTGGCTAATCATTTTAATGATACTGTACATGTGCTTGTCCCTGTTGTCTTATGGAGTCTTCTTATACCCAAAGGCATCAGACTTGCATTGCTCCCCTTTGATTGACTCCTTGTTCGGCTTTTCCTTATCAATAG GGGCCTCCAACCTCATGGCTCCGTACTACTCCGTGATTAGCTGCAGAGAATGGGGAACGGAAAACGAGTGGTCCCTGGTGGCAATCGTTTCAGCCGTCATGGCCATTGTTGACTTGAGTTCCAGCTTCTACGGGATTTATGTGCTGTGCACAATTATCGATGTGGTTTTTACGAACATTTCTGGGATGCCTGACTGTAATTGTTACAAAGctatcgtttttttctttgcaaatGCTACGTTAGTTTTCCTCCACTTAGTTGTTGCCATAGTGAGCATCGTGGCGTACTTCCTGCTCATGGCGAGTATAGAGAGACAGTTGGAAGACAATCGAAATgttatttga